In Deinococcus maricopensis DSM 21211, one genomic interval encodes:
- the rdgB gene encoding RdgB/HAM1 family non-canonical purine NTP pyrophosphatase translates to MGGVTNQLDRVVVATTNPGKVREFTEALAGLGWTLQPLDGLMLPPEDAATYEENAALKACAVAVQTGLPALADDSGLEVESLNGEPGIYSARFGNRSSDLERNLYLLERLRGHKDRRAKFVSAIVLAYPDGHLETYRGEVAGRILEGPRGDGGFGYDPLFEVDGLGKTMAELDLAQKRAVSHRGQALAALRTAHQNGAPDREVIRVD, encoded by the coding sequence ATGGGAGGCGTGACGAATCAACTCGACCGCGTGGTGGTGGCCACCACCAACCCCGGCAAAGTCCGTGAATTTACCGAGGCGCTCGCCGGGCTCGGCTGGACCCTTCAGCCCCTGGACGGCCTCATGCTCCCCCCCGAGGACGCCGCCACGTACGAGGAAAATGCCGCCCTCAAGGCCTGCGCGGTTGCCGTGCAGACCGGCCTGCCGGCCCTCGCCGACGACAGCGGCCTGGAAGTCGAGTCGCTGAACGGCGAGCCCGGCATCTACAGCGCGCGTTTCGGGAACCGCTCCAGCGACCTGGAACGCAACCTCTACCTGCTCGAGCGTCTGCGCGGCCACAAGGACCGCCGCGCGAAGTTCGTGAGCGCCATCGTTCTCGCGTACCCGGACGGGCACCTGGAAACGTACCGCGGCGAGGTGGCGGGCCGCATCCTGGAAGGCCCGCGCGGCGATGGCGGGTTCGGGTACGACCCTCTGTTCGAGGTGGACGGCCTGGGCAAGACCATGGCGGAACTGGACCTGGCGCAGAAACGCGCCGTGTCGCACCGTGGGCAGGCGCTCGCGGCGCTGCGGACGGCGCACCAGAACGGCGCGCCGGACCGCGAAGTCATCCGCGTCGACTGA